The following proteins come from a genomic window of Portunus trituberculatus isolate SZX2019 chromosome 35, ASM1759143v1, whole genome shotgun sequence:
- the LOC123513305 gene encoding solute carrier family 22 member 15-like isoform X2, with amino-acid sequence MDCCWGRNVGCRVCLHHRFPADFLVVYVQCAELYPTTHRAAGTGLTSIISSCFGITAPYIAYLAVFGAWLPYIILFVIGLVGFLAASLLPETLNTDLPQSLFDAKTFLTSEKYWSYKGRRFCASTSHNRSKNKMEGHNNMGCDSMASCDRY; translated from the exons ATGGACTGCTGCTGGGGCCGCAATGTTGGCTGCCGTGTGTGCCTTCATCACCGCTTTCCTGCAGA CTTTTTGGTGGTGTACGTGCAGTGTGCCGAGTTGTACCCTACAACTCACCGTGCGGCGGGTACCGGCCTCACCTCCATCATCTCGTCCTGTTTCGGTATCACAGCACCCTACATCGCCTACCTG GCAGTGTTTGGAGCGTGGTTGCCTTACATCATCCTGTTCGTGATCGGCCTAGTGGGCTTCCTGGCTGCCTCGCTGCTGCCGGAGACACTTAATACAGACCTGCCACAATCACTGTTCGATGCTAAAACCTTCCTTACCTCAGAGAAGTACTGGTCATACAAGGGCCGCCGATTCTGCGCTTCCACGTCACACAACCGGAGCAAAAACAAGATGGAAGGTCACAATAATATGGGATGCGATTCGATGGCCTCTTGTGACAGATACTGA
- the LOC123513305 gene encoding carcinine transporter-like isoform X1 has product MANVSGNEFLNFFLLSIVELPSNLLGWFSAQNLGRRWTAAGAAMLAAVCAFITAFLQNESPWIPLIVLMVSKVFITISFLVVYVQCAELYPTTHRAAGTGLTSIISSCFGITAPYIAYLAVFGAWLPYIILFVIGLVGFLAASLLPETLNTDLPQSLFDAKTFLTSEKYWSYKGRRFCASTSHNRSKNKMEGHNNMGCDSMASCDRY; this is encoded by the exons ATGGCCAATGTGAGCGGAAACGAGTTTTTGAATTTCTTTCTGCTTAGCATCGTTGAGCTGCCTTCCAACTTGCTAGGTTGGTTCAGCGCCCAAAACCTAGGTCGTCGATGGACTGCTGCTGGGGCCGCAATGTTGGCTGCCGTGTGTGCCTTCATCACCGCTTTCCTGCAGA ACGAGAGCCCATGGATCCCGCTGATTGTGCTGATGGTGAGTAAGGTGTTTATCACCATCAGCTTTTTGGTGGTGTACGTGCAGTGTGCCGAGTTGTACCCTACAACTCACCGTGCGGCGGGTACCGGCCTCACCTCCATCATCTCGTCCTGTTTCGGTATCACAGCACCCTACATCGCCTACCTG GCAGTGTTTGGAGCGTGGTTGCCTTACATCATCCTGTTCGTGATCGGCCTAGTGGGCTTCCTGGCTGCCTCGCTGCTGCCGGAGACACTTAATACAGACCTGCCACAATCACTGTTCGATGCTAAAACCTTCCTTACCTCAGAGAAGTACTGGTCATACAAGGGCCGCCGATTCTGCGCTTCCACGTCACACAACCGGAGCAAAAACAAGATGGAAGGTCACAATAATATGGGATGCGATTCGATGGCCTCTTGTGACAGATACTGA